A single region of the Polymorphum gilvum SL003B-26A1 genome encodes:
- a CDS encoding universal stress protein yields MVAIRKSFEEGHRRKFLVVVDDTPECDRAIVYAAKRAARTGGVVTLLFVIAPGDFQHWIGVEDIMRAEAREQAEATLVKAMDRVRAVARTDPESVILEGNKSEEIVKLIESDADIAILVLAAGMGSEGPGPLVTSIAGKAAGNFPIPVTIVPGNLDDESIAALA; encoded by the coding sequence ATGGTAGCCATCAGAAAGAGTTTCGAGGAAGGCCATCGGCGCAAGTTCCTCGTCGTCGTCGACGACACGCCCGAATGCGACCGGGCGATCGTCTATGCGGCCAAGCGCGCGGCGCGGACCGGTGGCGTCGTGACGCTGCTGTTCGTGATCGCGCCGGGCGATTTCCAGCACTGGATCGGCGTCGAGGACATCATGCGCGCTGAGGCCCGCGAGCAGGCGGAGGCGACGCTGGTCAAGGCGATGGACCGGGTGCGCGCGGTGGCCCGCACCGATCCGGAATCGGTCATCCTGGAAGGCAACAAGTCCGAGGAGATCGTGAAGCTGATCGAATCGGATGCCGACATCGCCATCCTTGTCCTAGCCGCCGGCATGGGATCGGAGGGGCCGGGCCCGCTGGTCACCTCCATCGCCGGAAAGGCTGCCGGGAACTTTCCCATTCCGGTGACCATCGTGCCCGGCAATCTGGACGACGAATCCATTGCGGCGCTGGCCTGA
- the hslU gene encoding ATP-dependent protease ATPase subunit HslU, producing the protein MTTFSPREIVSELDRFIVGQKDAKRAVAIALRNRWRRQQLESPMREEVLPKNILMIGPTGVGKTEISRRLARLANAPFVKVEATKFTEVGYVGRDVEQIVRDLVEAGISLVREARRQEVKAKAHVLAEERVLDALVGASASPATRDSFRRKLRDGDLDAKEIEIEVRAQPQMPSFELPGMPGASVGVMNVSELLGKAFGSHTRTRRVLVKDSYEILINEESDKLLDEEKIVQEAIALVENAGIVFLDEIDKICARDGRVGGDVSREGVQRDLLPLIEGTVVSTKHGPVKTDHVLFIASGAFHVAKPSDLLPELQGRLPIRVELKPLTRDDFRSILTEPEASLIKQYVALLKTEGVALEFTDDAIDEIATIAVDLNATVENIGARRLQTVMERILDEVSFTAPDHDGRTVTIDAAYVRDNVGELAKNIDLSRFIL; encoded by the coding sequence CCACGTTTTCTCCGCGGGAAATCGTTTCCGAACTGGACCGCTTCATCGTCGGCCAGAAGGACGCCAAGCGCGCCGTGGCCATTGCGTTGCGCAACCGCTGGCGCCGCCAGCAGCTCGAAAGCCCGATGCGCGAGGAGGTCCTGCCTAAGAACATCCTCATGATCGGCCCGACCGGCGTCGGCAAGACCGAGATTTCGCGCAGGCTGGCCAGGCTCGCCAACGCGCCCTTCGTGAAGGTGGAGGCGACCAAGTTCACCGAGGTCGGCTATGTCGGCCGCGACGTGGAACAGATCGTGCGCGACCTGGTCGAGGCCGGCATCAGCCTGGTGCGCGAGGCCAGGCGGCAGGAGGTCAAGGCGAAGGCGCATGTGCTCGCAGAGGAACGCGTGCTCGACGCTCTGGTCGGCGCCAGCGCCAGCCCGGCGACGCGCGACAGCTTCCGCCGCAAGCTGCGCGACGGCGATCTCGACGCCAAGGAGATCGAGATCGAGGTGCGCGCCCAGCCGCAGATGCCGAGCTTCGAGCTGCCGGGCATGCCGGGCGCCAGCGTCGGCGTCATGAATGTCTCCGAACTGCTCGGCAAGGCCTTCGGCAGCCATACCCGGACGCGGCGCGTGTTGGTCAAGGACTCCTACGAGATCCTCATCAACGAGGAATCCGACAAGCTGCTCGACGAGGAGAAGATCGTTCAGGAAGCGATCGCCCTGGTCGAGAATGCCGGCATCGTGTTTCTCGACGAGATCGACAAGATCTGCGCCCGCGACGGCCGGGTCGGCGGCGACGTTTCGCGCGAGGGCGTGCAGCGCGACCTGCTGCCGCTGATCGAGGGCACGGTCGTATCGACCAAGCATGGGCCGGTGAAGACCGACCACGTCCTGTTCATCGCCTCGGGCGCATTCCATGTCGCCAAGCCCTCGGACCTGCTGCCGGAACTGCAGGGCCGCCTGCCGATCCGGGTCGAGCTGAAGCCCCTGACCCGCGACGATTTCCGGTCTATCCTGACCGAGCCTGAAGCGAGTCTGATCAAGCAATATGTTGCCCTGTTGAAGACAGAGGGCGTGGCGCTCGAATTCACCGACGATGCCATCGACGAGATCGCGACCATCGCGGTCGACCTCAATGCCACGGTCGAAAACATCGGCGCCCGACGTCTGCAGACGGTGATGGAGCGGATCCTGGACGAGGTGTCCTTCACGGCTCCCGACCACGACGGCAGGACCGTGACCATCGACGCCGCCTATGTCCGCGACAATGTTGGAGAACTCGCCAAGAACATCGACCTGTCCCGCTTCATCCTGTAG